One part of the Drosophila teissieri strain GT53w chromosome 3R, Prin_Dtei_1.1, whole genome shotgun sequence genome encodes these proteins:
- the LOC122622604 gene encoding 40S ribosomal protein S3, whose protein sequence is MNATLPISKKRKFVSDGIFKAELNEFLTRELAEDGYSGVEVRVTPSRTEIIIMATKTQQVLGEKGRRIRELTAMVQKRFNFETGRIELYAEKVATRGLCAIAQAESLRYKLTGGLAVRRACYGVLRYIMESGAKGCEVVVSGKLRGQRAKSMKFVDGLMIHSGDPCNDYVETATRHVLLRQGVLGIKVKVMLPYDPKNKIGPKKPLPDNVSVVEPKEEKIYETPETEYKIPPPSKPLDDLSEAKVL, encoded by the exons ATGAATGCGACCCTTCCGATTTCCAAGAAACGCAAG TTCGTTTCCGATGGCATCTTCAAGGCTGAATTGAACGAGTTCCTGACTCGCGAACTCGCCGAGGATGGCTACTCCGGCGTGGAGGTCCGTGTGACCCCCTCCCGCACTGAGATCATCATCATGGCCACCAAGACCCAGCAGGTGCTGGGTGAGAAGGGCCGTCGCATCCGGGAGCTGACCGCCATGGTGCAGAAGCGTTTCAACTTCGAGACCGGACGCATTGAGCTGTACGCCGAGAAGGTTGCCACTCGTGGTCTGTGCGCCATTGCCCAGGCTGAGTCGCTCAGGTACAAGCTCACCGGAGGACTGGCCGTCCGTCGTGCTTGCTACGGTGTGCTCCGTTACATTATGGAGTCCGGAGCCAAGGGCTGCGAGGTCGTCGTGTCCGGCAAACTGCGTGGTCAGCGTGCCAAGTCGATGAAGTTCGTCGATGGCCTGATGATCCATTCGGGAGATCCGTGCAACGACTACGTCGAGACCGCCACCCGTCATGTGCTCCTGCGCCAGGGAGTGCTCGGTATCAAGGTCAAGGTCATGCTGCCCTACGATCCCAAGAACAAGATCGGCCCCAAGAAGCCGCTGCCCGACAATGTGTCCGTTGTGGAGCCCAAGGAGGAGAAGATCTACGAGACGCCCGAGACGGAGTACAAGATCCCCCCGCCCAGCAAGCCACTGGACGATCTGTCCGAGGCGAAAGTTTTGTAA
- the LOC122622605 gene encoding protein SEC13 homolog, translating into MVSLLQEIDTEHEDMVHHAALDFYGLLLATCSSDGSVRIFHSRKNNKALAELKGHQGPVWQVAWAHPKFGNILASCSYDRKVIVWKSTTPRDWTKLYEYSNHDSSVNSVDFAPSEYGLVLACASSDGSVSVLTCNTEYGVWDAKKIPNAHIGLPRSQIATASQDRHVIVWSSNADLSQWTSTVLHTFEDAVWSISWSTTGNILAVTGGDNNVTLWKENTEGQWIRINYESGTAIQPKQPSHLPHSHSQQQQAPQQHQQQAPSHPGPSSDSEHSSNLSNSQLSN; encoded by the exons ATGGTTAGCCTGCTGCAAGAGATCGACACCGAGCACGAGGACATGGTCCACCATGCGGCGCTGGACTTCTACGGCCTCCTGCTGGCCACCTGCTCCTCGGACGGCAGCGTCCGCATCTTCCACTCgcgcaaaaacaacaaggCGCTCGCGGAGCTCAAGGGACACCAGGGACCCGTGTGGCAGGTGGCCTGGGCACATCCCAAGTTCGGCAACATCCTGGCCTCGTGCTCCTACGACCGCAAGGTGATCGTCTGGAAGTCCACAACGCCCAGGGATTGGACTAAACT CTACGAATACAGCAACCACGACTCCTCGGTGAACTCTGTGGACTTCGCGCCATCCGAGTACGGCTTGGTGCTGGCCTGCGCCAGTTCGGATGGCTCGGTTTCGGTGCTCACCTGCAACACGGAGTACGGTGTGTGGGATGCCAAGAAGATACCGAATGCGCACATCGGACTGCCCCGGTCGCAGATTGCCACAGCTTCGCAGGATCGTCATGTGATCGTGTGGAGCAGCAACGCGGATCTGTCACAGTGGACCTCGACGGTGCTGCACACGTTCGAAGATGCCGTGTGGAGCATCTCGTGGTCAACCACCGGCAACATTCTTGCCGTCACCGGTGGCGACAACAATGTCACATTGTGGAAGGAGAACACGGAAGGCCAATGGATCCGCATCAACTACGAATCGGGCACCGCCATCCAGCCGAAGCAGCCCTCACACCTtccccattcccactcccagcagcagcaggcgccacaacagcaccagcaacaggcGCCATCGCATCCAGGTCCTTCCTCCGACTCGGAGCACAGCTCGAACCTGTCCAACTCGCAACTATCCAACTGA
- the LOC122620360 gene encoding ATP synthase-coupling factor 6, mitochondrial, which translates to MLSQSLLSGMRVLRTEARRNFGIVAPALSKASDPIQQLFLDKVREYKQKSAGGKLVDSNPDIERELKTELDRVAKQFGSDGKTDMLKFPEFQFPDVKVDPITQAPQ; encoded by the exons ATGCTGTCGCAATCCCTGCTGAGTGGCATGCGTGTCCTGCGCACAGAGGCTCGCCGCAACTTTGGCATCGTCGCCCCCGCCCTGAGCAAGGCCTCCGATCCCATCCAGCAGCTGTTCCTGGACAAAGTGCGCGAGTACAAGCAGAAGAGCGC CGGTGGCAAGCTGGTGGACTCCAATCCCGATATCGAGCGGGAGCTGAAGACCGAACTGGACCGTGTGGCCAAGCAGTTTGGCAGCGATGGCAAGACCGACATGCTGAAGTTCCCCGAATTCCAGTTCCCCGATGTTAAGGTGGACCCCATCACCCAGGCCCCCCAGTAG